The following coding sequences are from one Campylobacter sp. RM16187 window:
- a CDS encoding polyprenyl synthetase family protein encodes MNENLLNDFKSFLAKNLPSAPSFHPYFDEALKYMLLAGGKHFRAMLLLGVVKALKPEVLKDAFGVALGFEMMHTYSLIHDDLPVMDNSRLRRGKPTLHVKFDEVTAVLVGDALNTHAFYQISKTNLSSEIRIRCVEILSQNAGVSGMVLGQALDCHFENQRLGLQELTFLHLHKTAKLIAASLKAGCVIADMSYEDSEKIYKVGLDLGLAFQIADDIIDATKSATEVGKPTNNDGVKNSFTNLLGVKGAKEAKDELIEKIENELKSTHLGIKEIVVNLIDRHLR; translated from the coding sequence ATGAATGAAAATTTATTAAATGATTTTAAGAGTTTCTTGGCGAAAAATTTGCCGAGTGCTCCAAGCTTTCATCCGTATTTTGATGAGGCTTTAAAATATATGTTGCTTGCCGGAGGCAAACACTTTCGTGCGATGCTTTTATTAGGAGTTGTGAAAGCGCTTAAGCCCGAAGTTTTAAAGGATGCGTTTGGTGTGGCGCTTGGGTTTGAGATGATGCACACTTACTCTCTTATTCACGATGATTTGCCGGTAATGGATAATTCCCGGCTTCGCAGAGGCAAGCCGACACTTCATGTAAAATTTGATGAGGTTACTGCTGTTTTGGTTGGAGATGCTTTAAATACTCATGCCTTTTATCAAATTTCAAAGACTAATTTAAGCTCAGAAATTCGTATAAGATGCGTTGAAATTCTAAGTCAGAATGCCGGCGTTAGCGGAATGGTTTTGGGTCAGGCATTGGATTGCCACTTTGAAAACCAGAGGCTTGGATTGCAAGAGCTTACGTTTTTGCATTTGCACAAAACCGCTAAGCTAATTGCCGCAAGTTTAAAAGCCGGATGCGTAATAGCCGATATGAGCTATGAAGATAGCGAAAAAATCTACAAAGTCGGGCTTGATTTGGGACTTGCTTTTCAAATAGCCGATGATATTATAGATGCGACAAAGAGTGCCACTGAGGTCGGCAAACCTACAAATAATGACGGTGTGAAAAACTCGTTTACTAATCTGCTTGGCGTTAAAGGTGCTAAAGAGGCAAAAGACGAACTTATAGAAAAAATAGAAAACGAGCTAAAAAGCACTCATCTTGGAATTAAAGAGATAGTTGTAAATTTAATAGATAGACACTTGAGATAA
- a CDS encoding UDP-N-acetylmuramoyl-L-alanyl-D-glutamate--2,6-diaminopimelate ligase encodes MKIYTKDSFITDNSKECEKGCFFVRTHTNSKFIDLAIANGAKVISLSECKEILGIDKNIKIIGITGTNGKTTTAAAIYSLLLDLGYKCGLCGTRGAFVNDKRIDEKALTTSEILRTINYLKVASEEKCEFFVMEVSSHAIDQNRIESLDFAMKIFTNLTQDHLDYHHTFEEYARVKSSFFDDDTLKLINIDDGNLKFNVKNALTYSLKKHANFTPIAYGLKNGINAIVKTPKGELEIGSNLQGEFNLYNLIAAIGCVMSLTDKSCNEISRAVSNFGGVEGRMEVVSDNPLVIVDFAHTPDGIEKVLNALCHYEIVAIFGAGGDRDNTKRPKMGAMVQRFAKLAIVTSDNPRSEEPMEIIKQICAGMKMDDSVICEPDRKKAIKIGLESLKGGQILVILGKGDESYQEIKGIKYPFSDKDVVLQTLSR; translated from the coding sequence GTGAAGATTTACACTAAAGACTCATTTATAACAGACAATTCAAAAGAGTGCGAAAAAGGATGCTTTTTTGTTCGCACTCATACAAATTCAAAATTTATAGACTTAGCTATTGCTAATGGCGCTAAAGTCATAAGTTTAAGCGAATGTAAAGAGATTTTGGGGATTGATAAAAATATAAAAATCATAGGCATAACAGGAACAAACGGTAAAACTACAACTGCCGCAGCGATTTACTCATTATTGCTTGATCTTGGTTATAAATGTGGGCTTTGCGGCACGAGAGGCGCATTTGTTAATGATAAAAGGATTGATGAAAAGGCACTTACTACAAGTGAAATTTTGCGTACTATTAATTATTTAAAAGTTGCAAGCGAAGAGAAGTGCGAATTTTTCGTTATGGAGGTTAGTTCTCACGCCATAGACCAAAACCGTATAGAAAGTCTTGATTTCGCGATGAAAATTTTTACAAATTTGACACAAGATCACCTCGACTACCACCACACCTTCGAAGAATACGCGCGTGTTAAAAGCAGTTTTTTTGATGATGACACTTTAAAACTTATAAATATCGATGATGGAAATTTAAAATTTAACGTTAAAAACGCGCTTACTTATTCACTTAAAAAGCATGCAAATTTCACTCCTATCGCTTATGGATTAAAAAATGGCATCAATGCCATTGTCAAGACTCCAAAAGGCGAGCTTGAGATCGGCTCAAATTTGCAGGGTGAATTTAATCTTTACAATCTAATTGCGGCGATTGGTTGCGTAATGAGCTTAACGGATAAGAGTTGTAATGAGATATCGCGTGCAGTTAGTAATTTTGGCGGTGTTGAGGGTCGTATGGAAGTTGTTAGTGACAATCCTCTTGTTATTGTTGATTTTGCGCATACTCCAGATGGAATTGAAAAAGTCTTGAATGCACTTTGTCACTATGAGATTGTGGCGATCTTTGGAGCGGGAGGAGATAGAGATAATACAAAGCGTCCTAAAATGGGTGCAATGGTGCAAAGATTTGCAAAGCTTGCGATAGTGACTAGCGATAATCCAAGAAGCGAAGAGCCTATGGAGATAATAAAGCAAATTTGTGCGGGTATGAAGATGGATGATAGTGTGATTTGCGAACCCGATAGAAAAAAAGCCATTAAAATCGGACTTGAAAGCTTAAAAGGCGGGCAAATTTTAGTGATTTTAGGTAAAGGCGATGAGAGCTATCAGGAGATCAAAGGGATAAAATATCCGTTTAGCGATAAAGATGTTGTTTTACAGACTTTATCTCGCTAA
- a CDS encoding DUF7488 domain-containing protein: MRKIFLILTLCAIVFAAPRPTQDDFNACFEKNLPSIVNVSGNKGIALSPNLIAVPKNSQMPIKNYIKFDPFLGLYLLASDIKLEPIRMSDDNNTKKSDWVSVTSDLNATVYGHVKSLGERLGELDTLTFDVNGTGALLGVCCNMRGIAVGGNKFVPSRYLKHFIAYPDLYYGDVGASFEVIKDKIYVKSVERLGRGAALMMGDEIVSINGQKFTTLRELNERILFAKKGEILNFEIIRNEVIERFDIPVSSESNAQNTQKTNFNVDKTEIKKESKVVNTARDFFKAQGITLDDKLVVKKVDEDSQAAGFGIKPGDKLIQINQNEVKNYKDILKFTSKEKGEYILLFRREGFDFFYKVR, translated from the coding sequence ATGAGAAAAATTTTTCTTATTTTAACACTTTGTGCGATTGTTTTTGCCGCTCCTAGACCTACACAAGATGATTTTAACGCTTGCTTTGAAAAAAACTTACCAAGTATTGTGAATGTAAGCGGGAATAAAGGCATCGCGCTTAGCCCGAATTTAATAGCCGTTCCTAAAAATAGTCAAATGCCTATCAAAAACTATATCAAATTCGATCCATTTTTGGGACTTTATCTACTTGCATCGGATATCAAGCTTGAGCCAATTAGGATGAGCGATGATAACAATACTAAAAAGAGCGATTGGGTAAGCGTTACTAGCGATCTTAACGCGACTGTTTACGGACATGTCAAATCTCTTGGCGAAAGACTTGGAGAGCTTGATACTCTTACTTTTGATGTAAATGGCACAGGAGCACTTCTTGGTGTTTGTTGTAATATGCGCGGTATCGCAGTGGGCGGTAATAAATTTGTGCCAAGTAGATATCTAAAGCATTTTATCGCCTATCCTGATTTGTATTACGGAGATGTTGGAGCTAGCTTTGAGGTCATTAAGGATAAAATTTACGTAAAAAGCGTAGAAAGATTAGGTAGAGGCGCTGCTTTGATGATGGGCGATGAGATAGTAAGTATAAATGGCCAAAAATTTACCACTCTAAGAGAGCTAAATGAGAGAATTTTATTTGCCAAAAAGGGCGAAATTTTAAATTTTGAAATCATCAGAAATGAAGTAATCGAGAGGTTTGATATACCAGTTTCTAGCGAGTCAAACGCTCAAAATACTCAAAAGACAAATTTTAATGTTGATAAAACAGAGATAAAAAAAGAGTCTAAAGTAGTTAATACCGCCAGAGATTTTTTTAAGGCGCAAGGAATAACTCTTGATGATAAACTTGTAGTCAAAAAAGTTGATGAAGATTCTCAGGCTGCCGGATTTGGGATAAAACCTGGCGATAAGCTTATACAAATTAATCAAAATGAGGTTAAAAACTATAAGGATATTTTGAAATTTACGTCAAAAGAAAAAGGCGAATATATACTGCTTTTTCGACGTGAAGGTTTTGACTTCTTTTATAAAGTGCGCTAA
- the panD gene encoding aspartate 1-decarboxylase, whose translation MRIEILASKIHRATVSDANLNYVGSIGIDEKLMEAANLIENQKVEILNINNGERFSTYVIKSEKEGDICLNGAAARKVCIGDKVIIVAYATMKFKKAKKFEPKIVHVNEKNQTIS comes from the coding sequence ATGAGAATAGAGATTTTGGCTAGTAAAATTCATAGGGCAACGGTAAGCGATGCCAATCTAAACTATGTAGGCTCGATAGGAATTGATGAAAAATTGATGGAAGCGGCAAATTTAATAGAAAATCAAAAGGTTGAAATTCTAAATATAAATAACGGTGAGAGATTTTCTACTTATGTAATAAAAAGCGAAAAAGAAGGCGATATTTGCCTTAATGGAGCCGCTGCACGCAAAGTTTGTATAGGTGACAAGGTTATTATAGTAGCTTACGCAACAATGAAATTTAAAAAAGCTAAAAAATTTGAGCCTAAAATCGTGCATGTAAATGAGAAAAACCAAACAATATCCTAA
- a CDS encoding YbaB/EbfC family nucleoid-associated protein translates to MFEGLDFSKMGEMLEEVQRKARELENETANREFSVKSGGGLVSVRANGKGELLDITIDDSLLEDKESLQILLISAVNDVMAMVEESKKHMASKMLGGFVGGV, encoded by the coding sequence ATGTTTGAAGGACTTGATTTTTCTAAAATGGGTGAAATGCTCGAAGAAGTTCAAAGGAAAGCTCGTGAGCTTGAAAATGAAACTGCAAATCGCGAATTTAGTGTAAAGAGTGGCGGAGGGCTTGTTAGCGTAAGGGCTAATGGCAAGGGAGAGCTTCTGGATATCACTATAGACGATAGTCTACTTGAGGACAAAGAGAGTTTGCAAATTTTACTAATCAGTGCCGTAAATGACGTAATGGCAATGGTTGAAGAGAGTAAAAAGCATATGGCTTCTAAGATGTTAGGCGGATTTGTCGGAGGTGTATAG